In the genome of Cupriavidus taiwanensis, one region contains:
- a CDS encoding HAMP domain-containing methyl-accepting chemotaxis protein, whose translation MRLQQEHHRDLTVNEWTIRTRILASFSLILLVMALMGVVAYTRLVAIERETALMRDDALPGLNYSTAIRGVWGERYVLAWQAINAIDEAERRRLQQQAQEAASRLDKLEQQYDTTITRDEDRANFQAYRDMRARYEQAAQVLSRQGDWDSAAAAAALRGETHDRWLDARKASQRVVDDNSAVSARAAQGIDDAVNAAKIGIEAALIVAVAVALLCGYLLLRAITVPMQSIVSLLAGIRGGDLRLRMALRRKDEFHEVEEGFNQMTGELTSLVGQAQRTAIQVTTSVNEIAATARQQQATATETAATTTQIGATSREISATARDLVRTIHEVSSAAEQAAGLAGTGQVGLSRMESTMQHVMDAAGSVNAKLATLNEKAGNINQVVTTIAKVADQTNLLSLNAAIEAEKAGEYGRGFAVVATEIRRLADQTAVATYDIEQMVREIQSAVSAGVMGMDKFSEEVRRGMSEVTQVGDQLSQIIAQVQSLAPRVLMVNEGMQAQAGGAEQINQALMQLSEAAQQTVESLRQSSQAIDELTLVANDLRSGVSRFKV comes from the coding sequence TTGCGCCTTCAACAAGAACATCACCGGGATCTCACCGTGAATGAATGGACCATCCGCACGCGCATCCTGGCAAGCTTCTCGCTGATCCTGCTGGTCATGGCGCTGATGGGCGTGGTTGCCTATACCCGCCTGGTTGCGATCGAACGCGAAACCGCCCTGATGCGGGATGACGCACTGCCCGGACTGAACTACAGCACGGCCATCCGCGGCGTCTGGGGCGAGCGCTATGTGCTGGCCTGGCAGGCCATCAACGCCATCGATGAGGCCGAGCGGCGGCGCCTCCAGCAGCAAGCCCAGGAGGCGGCCAGCCGCCTCGACAAGCTCGAGCAGCAATACGACACCACTATCACCCGCGACGAGGACCGGGCCAACTTCCAGGCCTATCGCGACATGCGCGCGCGCTACGAACAGGCGGCCCAGGTCCTGTCGCGCCAGGGCGACTGGGACAGCGCCGCCGCCGCGGCGGCGCTGCGGGGCGAAACCCATGACCGCTGGCTCGACGCGCGCAAGGCGAGCCAGCGCGTGGTGGACGACAACAGCGCGGTCAGCGCGCGCGCGGCGCAAGGCATCGACGATGCCGTCAATGCCGCCAAGATCGGCATCGAAGCGGCGCTGATCGTGGCGGTGGCGGTGGCGCTGCTGTGCGGCTACCTGCTGCTGCGCGCGATCACGGTGCCGATGCAGTCGATCGTCAGCCTGCTGGCCGGCATCCGCGGCGGCGACCTGCGCCTGCGCATGGCGCTGCGCCGCAAGGACGAATTCCATGAAGTCGAGGAAGGCTTCAACCAGATGACCGGCGAGCTGACCTCGCTGGTAGGCCAGGCCCAGCGCACCGCGATCCAGGTCACCACCTCGGTCAACGAGATCGCCGCCACCGCGCGCCAGCAGCAGGCCACCGCCACCGAAACCGCCGCCACCACCACCCAGATCGGCGCGACCTCGCGCGAGATCTCGGCCACCGCGCGCGACCTGGTGCGCACCATCCACGAAGTCTCCAGCGCCGCCGAGCAGGCCGCGGGGTTGGCGGGCACCGGGCAGGTCGGGCTGTCGCGCATGGAAAGCACCATGCAGCATGTGATGGATGCCGCCGGCTCGGTCAACGCCAAGCTGGCCACGCTCAACGAGAAGGCCGGCAATATCAACCAGGTGGTGACCACCATCGCCAAGGTGGCGGACCAGACCAACCTGCTGTCGCTGAACGCCGCGATCGAGGCCGAGAAGGCCGGCGAATACGGCCGCGGCTTTGCCGTGGTGGCCACCGAGATCCGCCGCCTGGCCGACCAGACCGCGGTGGCCACCTACGACATCGAGCAGATGGTGCGCGAGATCCAGTCGGCGGTGTCGGCCGGAGTCATGGGCATGGACAAGTTCTCGGAGGAAGTGCGCCGCGGCATGTCCGAGGTCACGCAGGTGGGCGACCAGCTGTCGCAGATCATCGCCCAGGTGCAGTCGCTCGCGCCGCGGGTGCTGATGGTCAATGAAGGCATGCAGGCCCAGGCCGGCGGCGCCGAGCAGATCAACCAGGCGCTGATGCAGTTGTCCGAGGCCGCGCAGCAGACCGTGGAATCGCTGCGCCAGTCGAGCCAGGCGATCGACGAGCTGACGCTGGTCGCCAACGACCTGCGCAGCGGCGTGTCGCGCTTCAAGGTCTAG
- a CDS encoding chemotaxis protein CheW: MKLFLLFRLGADHYALDAAEVAEVLPLTRLKQIPGAPAWVAGLMQRRGQPVPVVDLPALATGVPAALRTSTRTVLVHYRRAESEPVRLLGLRLEAATQTLRCPAESFVDAGIAGASPRYLGPVRHDARGLVQWVRVGALLPDDVHAMLFADAAGEPA, encoded by the coding sequence ATGAAACTCTTCCTGCTGTTCCGCCTCGGCGCCGACCACTACGCGCTCGATGCCGCCGAGGTGGCCGAGGTGCTGCCGCTGACGCGCCTGAAGCAGATTCCCGGCGCGCCGGCGTGGGTGGCGGGACTGATGCAGCGGCGCGGCCAGCCGGTGCCGGTGGTCGACCTGCCCGCGCTCGCCACCGGCGTGCCCGCGGCGCTGCGCACCAGCACGCGCACCGTGCTGGTCCATTACCGCCGCGCTGAAAGCGAGCCGGTGCGGCTGCTCGGCCTGCGCCTGGAGGCTGCCACCCAGACCCTGCGCTGCCCGGCGGAATCGTTCGTCGATGCCGGCATCGCCGGCGCCAGCCCGCGCTATCTCGGTCCGGTGCGGCATGACGCGCGCGGGCTGGTGCAATGGGTCAGGGTCGGCGCGCTGCTGCCGGACGACGTCCACGCCATGCTGTTCGCCGACGCTGCCGGGGAGCCCGCGTGA